The following proteins come from a genomic window of Nitrososphaerales archaeon:
- a CDS encoding UDP-N-acetylglucosamine-1-phosphate transferase, which translates to MTVEIVHAVTASAIAFLVTYFLTPPFIRYLQKHAMTVEDYHKPDRKKVPRPGGPVIMLSIAAAELILYFLTMSNGVLAILFCTLIAFFIGYIDDRKVMPGYYKPLALVIASIPIILVGTYDFNLEFPLFGTARIPILYIGLILVMISVTGNTVNSIDVLNGVVSGFIAIASIPLIISLFMNEKFEIASVALLMFFSAIAFYRYHKYPSRIFPGDSGALAWGAMYGAIAIVGEVEFVAIIALLPAIINSFLFLASVKRIVEHRAVRARPVILMDDYKLMASREKNAPATLVRMILANGPLPENEVTKNIFKLTAFSAGMAVLTALLTRVVI; encoded by the coding sequence ATGACAGTTGAGATCGTTCATGCTGTAACAGCATCTGCAATTGCATTCCTTGTAACATACTTCCTTACACCCCCTTTCATTAGATACTTGCAAAAGCATGCTATGACTGTGGAAGATTATCATAAGCCGGACAGGAAGAAGGTGCCAAGACCAGGCGGGCCGGTTATCATGCTATCTATAGCAGCCGCAGAGCTTATACTCTATTTCTTGACCATGAGTAATGGTGTATTAGCAATTTTGTTCTGCACTTTGATTGCCTTTTTTATAGGATATATTGATGATAGGAAAGTAATGCCTGGTTACTACAAACCGCTAGCCCTCGTGATAGCAAGTATACCGATAATACTTGTCGGCACCTATGACTTTAATCTAGAATTCCCCTTGTTTGGAACTGCAAGAATTCCTATCCTATACATAGGTCTTATCCTAGTGATGATTTCCGTGACAGGAAATACTGTAAATTCTATTGATGTGCTTAATGGGGTTGTAAGTGGGTTCATTGCAATTGCAAGCATTCCTCTGATAATTTCATTGTTTATGAATGAAAAGTTTGAGATTGCGTCTGTTGCACTGTTAATGTTCTTTTCAGCTATAGCGTTCTACAGGTATCATAAGTATCCAAGCAGGATATTTCCTGGTGATTCAGGTGCCTTGGCATGGGGTGCTATGTACGGCGCAATAGCTATAGTTGGCGAGGTAGAGTTTGTAGCTATAATTGCGTTGTTACCAGCAATAATCAACTCCTTCCTGTTTCTTGCAAGTGTAAAGCGGATAGTGGAACACAGGGCTGTAAGAGCCAGACCTGTGATCCTTATGGACGATTACAAGCTCATGGCATCTAGGGAGAAAAATGCTCCTGCAACATTAGTGAGAATGATACTAGCAAATGGTCCATTGCCTGAAAACGAGGTTACTAAAAATATATTCAAACTAACAGCGTTTTCAGCTGGCATGGCAGTTCTTACAGCATTGCTGACACGTGTTGTAATATGA
- a CDS encoding acyltransferase, which produces MASGVKVINFIGKDVKIGKNVKIWHFAYVGDRAKIGNNVMIGSLAHIDYDVAIGNNTRIEGMAYIPPKCRIGNNVFIGPAVVLTNDPYPPSKRWAGVVIEDNAILGARAVIRAGVRVGRNSMVAMGAVVTKNVPANTVVMGVPAMQKNDYTLFSYRKRRMKWESRS; this is translated from the coding sequence ATGGCATCTGGAGTGAAGGTAATCAATTTCATCGGCAAGGATGTGAAGATAGGCAAGAACGTGAAGATATGGCATTTTGCATATGTTGGAGATAGAGCAAAAATTGGTAACAATGTTATGATTGGTTCGCTTGCACATATTGATTACGATGTTGCTATAGGCAATAATACGAGGATCGAGGGGATGGCGTACATACCTCCAAAATGCAGAATTGGTAACAATGTTTTCATTGGTCCGGCTGTTGTGCTTACAAACGATCCATACCCCCCAAGCAAACGCTGGGCAGGTGTAGTTATAGAAGATAATGCTATCCTTGGTGCGAGAGCCGTCATAAGAGCTGGTGTTAGAGTTGGCAGAAATAGTATGGTTGCCATGGGAGCAGTTGTAACAAAAAATGTGCCAGCAAACACAGTAGTAATGGGTGTACCAGCAATGCAAAAGAACGATTACACACTATTCTCGTATAGGAAGAGAAGGATGAAGTGGGAGTCTAGGTCATAA